The sequence gtcgtctcgtacctgccggattggaagcgaacaccatctttgcagggttgctgtccggcattcttgcaacatgccctgcccatcgtacccttccggctttagctaccttctggatactgggttcgccgtagagctgggcgagctcatggttcattcttcgccgacacacaccgtctttttgcacaccgccaaagatggtcctaagcacccgtctctcgaatactccgagtgcttgcaagtcttcctcgagcattgtccatgtttcatgtccgtagaggacaaccggtcttataagcgtcttgtacatgacacatttggggcggtggcgaatctttttcgaccgcagtttcttctggaacccgtagtaggcctgacttccacagatgatgcgccttcgtatttcacgactgacatttttatcagcttttagcaaggatccgaggtagacgaattcctcgaccacctcgaaggtatccccgtctatcgtaacactgcttcccaggcgggccctgtcgcgctctgttccgcccacaagcatgtactttgtctttgaggcattcaccaccagtccaacttttgttgcttcacgtttcaggcgggtgtacagttctgccacctttgcaaatgttcggccgacaatgtccatgtcatctgcgaaacaaataaattgactggatctgttgaaaatcgtaccccggctgttacacccggctctccgcatgacaccttctagcgcaatgttgaataacaggcacgaaagtccatcaccttgtcttagtccccggcgcgattcgaacgaactggagtgttcgcccgaaatcttcacacagttttgcacaccatccaccgttgctttgatcagtctggtaagcttcccagggaagctgttctcgtccataattttccatagctctacgcggtctatactgtcgtatgccgccttgaaatcaatgaacagatgatgcgttggaacctggtattcacggcatttttgaaggatttgccgtacagtaaagatctggtccgttgtcgagcggccgtcaacgaagccggcttgataacttcccacgaactcattcactaatggtgacagacgacggaagatgatctgggatatcactttggcGGCATGTAGGATGgagatcgctcgaaagttctcacactccagcttgtcgcatttcttgtagatggtgcatataaccccttccttccactcctccggtagctgttcagtttcccagattctgactatcaatttgtgcaggcaagtggctagcttttccgggcccatcttgatgagctcagcaccgataccatccttaccagctgctttattggtctttagctgttggatggcatccttaacttccctcaaagtgggggctggttggattccatcgtccgctgaactgacgtagtcatctcctccgctgccttgacaagttcgtccagggtgggacgaccctacgttgtgttaTTTTTTGATGTGTTATTCCGGGTGACGAATGAAGGAAACTGCTTCTTCAACTGAACTTCTGAtttattgcctccgagaggcagcgtgccagctCGGAGGTTACTTTCGAGACAATGTACAACAAGCATGGTTGACAGTCGCCTTTTATAAGCGACTCTTGGTACGGAAGCAATATTACATTTATTTGGGAACGTGCGcaaaaacattcaaatttaaatctaattagaCTATCTGCGCGCCAAACGATCGCATTGCGATCAGTATTGGCGCGCAGAATGAAACAATACACAGAACAGAAAACAAATAAAGCAATGCACGCTGCTCTGTTTGGCGCGTTCCTCTTCACACTCAGcagcactgcacagcgacgatgacgacggcgCGAACATATCAgtgccattcaaatgtttctcgaagtgctgcttccacctttcgatcaccacacgttcgtccgtcaagatgctcccatccttctcccggcacatttcggctcgcggcacgaagcctttgcgggatgcgttgagcttctggtagaacttgcgtgtttcttgagaacggcacagctgttccatctcctcgcactccgcttcttccaggtggcgtctcttctcctgaaaaaggcgggtctgctgtctccgcttccgtctataacgttccacgttctgcagtgtaccttgctgcagcgcaaccgcccgcgctgcgtccttctcctccagaatctgtctgcactcctcgtcaaaccaatcgttccgtcaacttcgtcccatatacccgctgcgtcgttaatggctgttttgactgtattccagcagtcctcaaaaggagcccatcgagctcaccctcttccggcaacgctgccttgagatgctgcgcgtatgcagtgacgacatcaggttgcttcagtcgctctaggtcgtaccgcggtggtcgtcggtaccgaacattgttgatgacggatagttttgggcccagtttaaccatcaccagatagtggtcagagtcgatgatagcgccacgatatgtcctgacgttgataatgtcggagaagtaccgtccatcaatcagaacgtggatttgtgattctgtctgcagtggtgatctccaggtgtaccgatacgggaggctgtgttggaagtaggtgctgcgaatggccatattcttggaggcagcgaaatcaattagtcgtaggccgttttcgttcgtcagccggtgtgcgctgaacttctcaatagtcggtctaaactccttctcttggccaacctgagcgttcaaatctcctatgatgattttgacgtcgtggcttgggcagctgtcgtactcacgttccagctgcgcgtagaatgcgtccttatcatcatcagtgcttccggagtgtgggctatggacgttgattatgctgaagttgaagaaccggcctttgatcctcaacctgcacattctttcgttgatcggccaccacccgatcacgcgcctttgcatgtcgcccatcactatgaaagctgttcccagctcgtgtgtgttgccgcagctctggtagatggtatgattacctctaaacgttcccACCATTGAtgccttccaacaaacctcctgcatcGCTACgttgccgaatccacggtccttgagcacatcggcgagtatgcgtgtgctcccgatgaagttgagagatttgcagttccacgaaccgagtttccaatcgctagtcccttttcgtcgcagtggtcttcgccgatggttccggtccgtactttcttgttgattgttcgttgcgtgagttttttttggctggcttgtagggcctgacaccaaaccccctaaatttccggaggaccattcctccttatttcgctggcactcggacgatgatcagccgcccctaacatggagaacagacgctgttgtgagccgctcctaacatggagaacagacgctggaAGTAGCATTGTGGTATGCGAATTGTGTCAAGCTGTCCTAATAGCTTAATCCACCGCCGCCATAGTTTGAGCAGATCTTCGTTGATTTTGTCGTCCCACCCGATTTTAGCTTAGTCCATGACGTAAATCTCGAAGTCTTTGCAGGGGTCGCTTCGAAACAGGAACCGTTGTGCCTGTCGATCTTCGGGTCTAATCTGAAACTGGTGGAACATCTCTTTTATATCGCCACAGATTGCAACCTGACGTTGGCGGTATTTGGAGAGTACGGACGGAAGGGAGGATAACAGATCGGGTCCCGGAAGCAAGACGGAGTTGaaggactgaccttggactgttGCTGCTGCATCCCAAACTATGCGAACTTTTTCAGGCTTTTTGGGTACAATTACCCCCAACGAGGGTAATCTTATGCGCGTAGCCTTTCTCCACGTACTCGACTATCTGCTGCTTCAAGTTCCCGAACAGTTCGGGTTTCTGCCTTAAACGACGCTCCAGTGATTTCAGCCGACTCTCTGCCATAGGCTTGCTGTCTGGAAAATCAATATGATCGTACTTCCAGAGCAGTCCTGTCTGGAATCGTCCGGATAGCAGCCGTGAAGTCGTTTCTTCGAGGATCTTTCTGGAACGCATTTCGTCGGATCCTGCCAACAAAGGAGCTACAGCGACTCCAACGTACTCTACCGAGAAAAAACTCCTTCCCAAAGTCGTGCAACACATCGTCAGGGTTTCGAGTTTCCTTGTACAGATGAAACTGGCACTGCTGCGTCGAGGAACTTTCACCCGGAATATAGCCGTACACCGTCCAACCACGTCTGGTTTTCGCCGCCGCTGGTTGTCCGGCTCTTCCTTCGCGGACTTCGAGGGGAATCTTCAGGTGAGTGTTGTTCAAACCGATCAGGATAATTGGAGTGGTGTTGCGATATCCTTGAAAGGGTAGACCACGGAGGTACGGAAACTGTTGAGCGAGTTGATCGAACGGCAAACTTTGCTGAGAAAGACACAGTTTTTCCACGGTATGAGCAGCTGCAACAACGTGTCGTTTCTGAGCTCCACGCCCAGAGATTTCAAGACGAATCAGCTGCGAACTGTCCTCACAGCGTACAACATCGCTGGTCCACTGAAAGTAAAGCGGGTGGACTTCACCTTTCACTCCCAACTCACGAGCAATTCGGATATCGACCAACGTAGACGAAGACCCTTCGTCCAAAAACGTAAACGTGTGGACAGATCGATCGTTGCCGAACAGCGTCACTGGTACTATACGAAAGAGCATGGATACTTTCAGAGCGGTGTAAACGTTGACGGTTTTCGTCGCTGTTGGCTGCTTTGCTGGGACTGCTGACTGTGGCTTGCCTGGGTGCAAACGCTTGTGGTGCCGCTCTTCACATACTTTCATTCCGCACGAAGTTGCCTTGCACGGGAACTTTCCGTGTGCTGTCAGTCATTGTCTGTTGTATATGTAATTATAAGCTCTACTGTAAGTCTTATTTTGTGTATGCGTCTTTAATAAATCAGTTGATATTGTACAAGCAATCTGTCTACACGTCTACGCAGACGAGCCGGTTAATATCACAACATGGCGCAGCCGGTTATGAAGCtatgaaaatcaaaaaacaaacggCTCCGGACAACCCCAATCTTCGGATTAAGTTTAAACGATTGCGACCAAAGAGTTATTTGGAGAAGATTACGGCTGAGCAGATTGCGCGAATAGCTACGTTGCGAGCAATCGGAAGACCGCGCGGGACCATTACTGGAACACTGTGGAGAGCCGTTCAGGATGGATAGCTTCAAGCGACCAGATACACTAGATTTGTCAGGAAACGTGGCCGAACATTGGAAGAAATTCAAGCAGCAATTGGATTTTTTCATGATAGCAATTGGATATGATACAAAACCGGATAAGGTGAAAATGAATATGATACAAAACCGAATAAGGTGAAGAAGAGTAACTCTCAACCTGATTGGTGATGACGCGGTCGAAGTGTACAATACGTTTGTGTTTGAAGAAGAAGAGGGCCGAACGTACATGGAAGTTGTGGAAAAATTTGATGCCTACTGCAATCCAAGGAACAATGAGATTTATTCGCGCTGGAAGTTCTATTCTCGTTGTCAGGCAAAAAATGAACCGTTTGAGCATTTTTTGACCGACCTCCGTACGTTGGTGAAAGATTGCTGTACTATGGAAGAGGACAAAATGATTCCAGATCGAATCATCTTCGGTTGATACAGTGCTGAGCTGAGGGACAAACTAGTTACGAAGGATTGCACAATGGATGTTACACTACAGGCGGCGATAGAGGTGAAGCGCAAACAATTGAAGCACATCAGGGAATCGTCAAACAGCAACGTTAGGGTGGATGCGGTTAACCGAAATACGGCGCCAACTCACATGATGCACAACCGGTCAGTACAGAGAGGAGATCGTGGCAACAGAAACCTCACACCCTGTGAGTACTGTCTTACTACCCATACAAAAGGAAGGTGTCCAGCGTATGGACAGCAGTGTAGAAGATGCCAGAAAATGCACCACTACCAAAGGGCGTGCCGAAGTAGACCTATGCGCAGTCAAGGGGTTCGCGTGGAGAGTCCTGTGGGACCATCGAGATCGAGAGACTGGAACGATGCAGCAGATGAGTGTGATGACGTCATTGTTAGCTCAATAGTGCGTGATCTGCCACCGCTCAATTTGGTAAATATTAGAAAGGAGAGATGGTATGCTGATCTGAAAATGAAAACACTGTGTTGAGTTTTAAGTTAGATACTGGGTCTGATGTAAATTTTATTCCGTGTGATATTTTTAACAAAATGGGTCTAAGTGTTAAATCTAAGGCATTGTTGACTTTTCGTGCATATGGAGGTGTAGTTTACAAGCCTAAAGCTATCGTGGAGCTGAAGCTGACTCACAATGGCCAGGAACTAATCGACGAATTTTGGATTACAGATGTGAGCAAACAACCAATACTGGGACTCACAGCATGTGTTCAGCTAGGGCTTATAAAACGCTGCTCTCCTCATATTGATTCCGTTGCCTGTGAGAACATTTATGATCTTGTGGAGCATCATCGCAACGTAtttgaaggaaatttacaaaacaatgaCATCTTTCGCTTAAACCGGATGCCGTTCCTGTTCAACATCCTCCCCGCCGTATTGCCCTAGCTTTGAGGGAAAAACTGAGAAGGAAGCTACAGGAGATGGAAAGGACGAAGATCATCAGCCGAGTGGATAGCCCGAGAGGTTGGGTTCATCACGTCACAATCGTAGAGAAACCCAATGGAGAAATTAGAGTATGCCTGGATCCTGCTGAGCTGAATCGCGCTTTGAGGAGAGATTACTATCAGATTCCCACTCTTGGGGATTTGGCCTCCGCATTAAGTGGTGCACAGTACTATACAGTGTTGGACCTAAAGGATGGGTTTTACCATCTAGAACTAGATGAGGAATCAAGTGATATATGCAGCTTCAGTACACCTTTTGGAATTTTCAAGTTCTTGCGATTACCGTTTGGACTGAACGTATCAGCAGAAATGTTCCAAAAATGTATATGGGACatttgttttcggaaaacgGAATGGAGCCGGATCCTGAGCGTACGAAAGCGATTGTTGAAATGGATATGCCAAGCGACAAGAAGGCATTGCAGCGCTTTTTGGGAACCGTGAACTATCTACGAACCTTTCTTCCACGTTTAGCAGACATTACTGCACCGCTACGGGAGCTGCTGAAAAAGGACACCGACTTCAGATGGATGCCAGTACATTCGGATGCGGTCAGAACCATAAAAGAATTAATCACTACAGCACCAGTATTAAGCGTTTTTGATGAGCGCAAGAAAACAGTAATCCAAGCCGATGCTTCGAAATGTGGACTTGGTGCTTGTTTGCTGCAGGATGGAAAACCGGTGGCGTATAGTTCAAGAAGCCTTACAACATGCGAACAAAACTATGCACAGGTGGAAAAAGAATTTTTGGCCATACTCTTTGCATGCAAAAAATACCATCActattaaggtggctcaaaaaacactttttcaaattttttgatgggccgccctcttattcggttctatttgatgccctgatgctctggacaaaatttcagccaaatcggtcaacgtttgggcagtgctaaactcgttggaagtttatatgaaaaaatgtatgcagaaacatcaaaaacagtgatttgcagttggacggcacaatttacgatcaagaaccatgatactcattcagttcttgtaaaataaaatacagaatgttatgctgaaaaccgcgagaagattagagtttattacgcaaagatattagcattttactggagtgttgtaggggtgaatttatttcttttcaaaggtaaaagaaacgaaatttgctcaaaccccactgcagagaaatgctaataacttagccgggcaaactcgaatcttctcgcggttttctgcataacattctgtattaaattctccaagatctgaatgagtatcatagttcttcatcgaaagttgtgtagtccagctgcaatttactgtttttggatgtttctgcatacatttttccatataaacttccaacgagtttagcactggccaaacgttgaccgatttggctgaaattttgtccagagcatcaggccatcaaatagaaccgaataagagggcggcccttcacaaaaattgaacaaagtttttcccatactaatttgagccaccctaaattCACTATACTGCCGCGAtttgcataagagtcccatgtcgatttttgactatattgattttctttaaaaaataagcttaaaatgaactcatctttcagaaaaactgataaaataataggctttgttctagaaatttgaaaatcaaaacccacttgtgttgtctcattttgctatttattcgcataacagtcacattccagattttaatACACTCTCACACAAAACATCAACGTAATTATGGTCCATTCAATAGTTCCATAGCAAtgtatacagataaagaatattatgccaaattttcataaagattgctggttttatcgatttattagatttttttttatttctccatgtaaaacgagtttgtaaaattcaacggcatttttctcaagttgaagaaaactgacatgggacgcttatgcgaataggggcagtatATCTATGGGAGAGAAGTTAAGGTGCAAACAGACCATAAACCTTTGGTAGCTCTCATGGAGAAACCTGTGTCTAAAATCCATGCATCCAGATTGCAGAGAATTAGGATGAAACTTTCCAAGTACAACCTCAACCTTTGTTATGTTCCAGGCAAATATATGTACCTAGCTGATTTCCTTTCTAGAGCTTTCATCAACTCTGAAGGTAAAGTGTCGAACAGTCTGGATTATGTGGTACACACGATCAATGTTTCGCATGATAAGACAGAAGAATTTCAACAAGAAACAAGTAAGGATCCTATTCTCTCTAGATTGGTGCAACTTTACCGAGATGGATGGCCCAACGACCGCTCCAAACTCCCCGAAGACCTTCGGTACTACTGGCAGTTTAGGGATATGCTGTATGAAGACGGTGGGCTGCTGTTTATggaggaaaaaatatttgtacCTGTCAGCATTGTAGCGTACTGCGTATCAGTCGATATAATACGCGTTCGGTGAAATGACTCGTTACACGGTCAATCGTTAGAACAATGTAATCGAAATTAACGGAATAAAACTAAATTATTACATTCTGTGAACGTAAGGAATGAAGACGTGAATTCTAATTATTTTAAACCTAAGAGAAAGTCTATGCCATAATTGAATCCTCATAATTATAAGTTAATATATAACAACTGGCGACGTGGAAAATAAGTGAATAGTGAATCTCAAACGGAATAATCCCTGTAGTAAGGAAATTCCAGAGTGAGCTGTATAAGTGTTTAGCAGAGTTTTTGTAGGGAGGTAAGCTAGACAAAACTTGTGCAGAGACAGTGTGCTTACGTTTTTATTTGAAGGGTTATAAACCTGGATCAAATCAGCAGCTGTTGATACAGGTGATACAAAAAAAACGTCTTTTACGACGTGTAGTTATGCAATTATAATCGATTCTATTTTATATAACGCTGCGCAAATTTGCGTTGGCCATTTTATTTCTCTACATTATTCGCAGATCTGCATTTCACTTCGCTCATTTTGCATTGCTCGGTCGAACCATTGTCTCGTTTCATAATCATTGAGAGCTAGCAGTTACCGCCTTCCCAGCCCACTCACAACGGGAAGCTAAAATATCATCTAGTGACCAGCGGTGAGTGTGTGAACAATTGTGAGGTGGTCAAGCAGTTCGAGAGAGTTACTATTGCTCGCGAGAGTAACCTTTATGCTGCGTGAGTTTTACGGTGAGCTGTGAGAAAGTGAGAAGGTTGTGCCTCACAAACGTAAACAAGTGGTTTGAGAACATCTAACATATCTGCAGCTACTATTCCGCGTTTATCCCAGTGCTAAAAGGTTCATCAAGTAAGTGATTGATACTATAGACAATGCCTTCCTTCGGTACCTTGGATCATTATGTAAAGGGCACATCTTTTACAAACTATGTGGAACGTTTGGAGCATCTCAGTTCTTTCAATGGTTGGACAGAGGAAAATAAGAAATCAGTGTTGATTGCTCTTACCGGTCCAATTGTGTATGACGAATTGAAGCTTATGTTTCCGACTGTTGAATTAGCGACATTAAATTATGCGGACATGATTAAAAAGTTGAAGGAACGGTTTGACAAGGTCGACCCCGATATGATGCAGCGGTTTTACTTCTACAACAGATTCCAAAAAGTAGATGAATCGGCTGAAAGTTACATTTTGTCGGTAAAACTACAAGCCGAACTTTGCAATTTCCAGCAATTCAAAGAAACTGCAATAAGGGATCGTTTGATAATGGGGTTAATGGATCGGGAATTACAAAAATCTCTTCTGATGTCGGAGACTCTGACACTTGAGGCAATAGAGAAGAAATTGCTGGGCAGTGAGGTAGCTAATAGACAAACTAAGGCAATGGCTAGCGAGTCTAGGAAAGACGAGGTGCATTCAGTCAAAAGTAGATTAGGAAAAAAGGTAGGAGAATATAGCCGAGACTATGATCGTAACAAGACATATAGAGGCAGAGGTGCTAACAGGTACGACAGACGAGTTAATTTTCGAGGTAGGTCTCCTGCGGAAGTTAGAAATCGTGGTGCATATGCTAATGCAATTTGTAATTATTGCAAAAAACGAGGTCATCTGAGAAGAGACTGTTTCAGTTTAAAGAATAGGAACTCGGTGCACCATGTAGAGAAGGGTGACAAAGACACCAGCTATGATTTCAAGAGACAAGGTGGACAGGACAGCTCGGGCGATGAAACAGATGGAATGGAATGCTTGATGATTTCTGCTATTAAGAAGTTAAATGAACCGTGCATGATCAAAACAAGGGtgcaaaactgtttttgaaaatGGAAATAGATTCTGGCTCTGCGGTTTCTGTTATAAGTGAAACTGATTGTAGGAAATTTTTCAAAGATATTTTGATGCGTAGCTCTAGTAGACTGCTAATTGTTGTTGATGGTGCTCGGTTAaggattcttggagaaatttctgtgcAAGTAGAGCTTAACAGTATAGTGGCACAACAAAAACTTGTTGTTTTAAAATGCAACAACAATTTTGTTCCCTTGATTGGAAGGTCATGGCTGGACTGTTTCTTCCCTGGGTGGCGTTCTAATTTTACTAATGCTGCAGTGGTGAATAGCTTGAATGAAAAGAAAGGTATTGATGATTTGATCGACGTTATAAagcaaaagtataaaaatatttgACAAAGATTTTTCTGAACCTATCGTAGGCTATGAGGGGAACTGATACTAAAAAAGAACAACCTATTTTCAAGAAGGCCTATACGGTACCCTACAAATTGAAGGACAAACTGTCGCAACATTTGCAGATGCTGGAGCAACAGAAGGTAATCACACCTATAAAGGCTA comes from Armigeres subalbatus isolate Guangzhou_Male chromosome 2, GZ_Asu_2, whole genome shotgun sequence and encodes:
- the LOC134210322 gene encoding uncharacterized protein LOC134210322, which produces MPSFGTLDHYVKGTSFTNYVERLEHLSSFNGWTEENKKSVLIALTGPIVYDELKLMFPTVELATLNYADMIKKLKERFDKVDPDMMQRFYFYNRFQKVDESAESYILSVKLQAELCNFQQFKETAIRDRLIMGLMDRELQKSLLMSETLTLEAIEKKLLGSEVANRQTKAMASESRKDEVHSVKSRLGKKVGEYSRDYDRNKTYRGRGANRYDRRVNFRGRSPAEVRNRGAYANAICNYCKKRGHLRRDCFSLKNRNSVHHVEKGDKDTSYDFKRQGGQDSSGDETDGMECLMISAIKKLNEPCMIKTRVQNCF